DNA from Paraburkholderia largidicola:
CTGATCGAGTCGCGCCAGGGCGTCGGCGCATTCGTTGCGGCGGTGCGCCAGCCGTCCGAACCGCTGCAGCCGGTGAGTTCACAACTATTGGAAGGCGACGACACGATCCGCAACATGTTCGAAGTGCGGGCCGTGCTGGAGAGCCAGGCCGCCGCGCTTGCAGCCCTGCACATGACACCGCGCAGGCTCAAGCCGATTCAGGCGGCCGTCGAACGCATGCGCTACGAAGGCGCCCCGACATCGGACACCGTCAACGCGGACCTCGATTTTCATCGTGCGGTGGCGGCTGCGTCGGGCAACGACTATCTCGCCGCGATGATCCGCATCGTGCTCGAACCGATGCGCCCACTGATCGCGGCGAACTTCGCGCGGCAAGGCCCGATGTTCGGCAAGATCCCCAACGCGGCACGCGGGGAGCACGAGACGCTGATTCAGGCGTTCGTCGACAAGGACGCCGCTGCCGCGCGCGAACTCATGGGGCGGCATATCGTGAGCGCCGCATCGCGCTTCGGTTACGACATTTCGTTTTTCTGAGCCTGCGTACTTACACCATGTAAAGAGTGATGTGAGTCGTACGCCGTTCATGTCTTCGTGCGTCGAACGTATAGTCGGCCCGTGCGTCGGCGATGCCTGGCCGACTGATACGCGCAGCCCGCCGGGCCGCGCCTGATCAGATGAGGATGGAACAGCGTATGAAACTGATATTTGTCGGCGATCCGATGTGCTCGTGGTGCTACGGCTTCGGCAAGGAAATGAGCGCGATTGCGCAGAGCATGCCGGATCTCGATGTGCAGGTCGTCGTGGGCGGCATGGCGGCGGGATCGACGCAGGTACTCGACGACGCAGCGAAACAGTTCAGGCTCACCCATTGGGCACGCGTCGAGCAGATGAGCGGCGCGGAGTTCAACCGTGAAGCGCTGATGGCGCGCAAGGACTTCGTCTACGATACGGAGCCGGTTTGCCGGGCTGTCGTGGCGGCGCGGATGGTTGCGCCGGGCGTCGATCTGCTGAAGGTGTTCCGGGCATTTCAACGCGCGTTTTACGTCGATGGACTCGATACGACGGATGGCGACGTGCTCGCGGAAATTGGCGCGAAGGCGATCGCGGAGCAAGGCATCGCTGTTACCGCCGATGCCTTCTTCGAAGTGTTCAGTTCCGACGAGGCCATCGATGCCGCACAGCAGGATTTTGCCCTGACGCGTCGTCTGGGCGTGCAAGGCTTTCCGTCGTTGTTCGTCGAAGTCGACGGAAAGATTGGCCGACTGAGTTCCGGCTATGCAACGGCGGGGCAGATCACCAAAGCGCTCGAATCGCTTGCCGCGTAGCGGTACAGCTAAAGCAAGTACAGCCACGCCAGCAGCGTCACGATGGAGAACAGCGTCGTCGTCGAAATGGCGGCGCCCGTCGATGTCTTCTCGACGTCGTACTCGACAGCGAGCACGTAGGCGCTCTTGGCCGTCGGCACGGCGGCGCAGATCACGGCCGCGAGCGTCGTCGCGCGATTCAACCCGACGGCGACGCAAAGCCCATACACGACGAGCGGCATCACAATCAGTTTGAGTGCCGCGAGCAACGCGTAGCGGCTCAGATGGCCGCGCAATTCGTCGATCGACAGGTCGAGGCCGATGGCGAACAGCGCGCAGGGCGTCAGCGCTTCGCCGAGGATGCCGAGATACGTGACAGCGGGCGCCGGCAACGTGAGTCCGCCGACCGACCACAGCAAGCCGAGGATCGTCGCAAGAATCACCGGGTTCGTGCCGATCTGTTTCGCGAGCGCGCCGCCGCGCATCTTGCGCGAACCCGTCTGCTGATCGACTTCGAGCAGCACGACGAGGGCGGGAAACATGATCGCGCCGACGAACACCGTCGCGACGGCCGCGGCGAGCACGCCATGCTGGCCTTGCAGCGCTCTGAGTATCGGAAGCGCAACGAACCCCGTGTTCGTCATCGAAACGATGGCGCCGAGCATGGCGCTTTTCCCGAGACTCGGGTGCAGTACGGTGCGCGCGACGATGAGCGCGGCGGCGAAGCAGATCAGCGAGCCTGCGCCGAACGCGGCGAGGAAGCGCCACTCCAGCAGCGATTCGAGCGGCTCTTTGGCGACGGTCAGAAAGACGAGGGCCGGCATCGCCACGTAGTAGGCGAACTGCATCAGCGGCCCGGCGACGGTATGCGGCAGATAGCCTGATATGCGGGCGAGCCAGCCTGTCAGGATGATCGCGAAGATCGGCAATATCAGACCTGCGATGTGCATGATGGCGCTCCCTGCGTAGATGGGACGTCCGGATGCAGTTGCGTGTGCAAGATTTCGCGGGTGATGTGCCGGGCCGGTCCTCAACCGTTAGACCAATCACACTATGGCCAGTCCGCAGGCACGATCTCGTCAGAGAAGAGTAGTCGATCTGGACGTCGGCGGAGAACGATCCTCGGCGCTATTTCAAGTCAGCTCGAGCGTCGCTACGCCGGACAGGATGACGACGGCGGCAATGGAACGGCCATGGCCCAACATCGTGAACCGCTCGCCGATGATCGGACCGCTTGCCAGCGCAACGTTTCCAGCTTGCATGAAGCAATGCGGCGAACAGCACGAGCAGCATGACGCGTGTGGACATGGCTTTTCGACTCTCTCTGTAGCTGACACGAGAATATCTATCTTGTGACAACCGGCAAAACCCGATAAATTGGCCACTCGCGTTAAATTAACTAACCCGAATGAAGCGAGCGTTGCCCCCGCTGAATGCGTTGCGAGCGTTCGAGGCTGCCGGAAGGTTGGGCAGCTTCAAGGAAGCCGCGGCGGAATTGCACGTCACGCATGGCGCCGTGAGCCAGCAGGTGCGCCTGCTCGAAGAGTGGCTCGGCGCGCCGCTGTTCGAGCGGCACAACCGGCGCGTCGAGCTGACGCCGGCTGCGAAGGCTTACCTCGATGAAGTTGGCCCGGTGTTCGAACAGCTCGCGCAGGCCACCGCGAGATATGGCGTAACGGGACGGGTGCCGCGAACGCTGACCGTCAATGCCGTGGCGACCTTCACGCTGCGCTGGCTGGTGCCGCGGCTCGCGCGCTTTCACGACGCGCATCCGGGGATCGACGTGAGCGTGGAGACGTCGAACGAGCCGCTGGAAAGCCTGAAAGAGACTTACGACGTGGTCATTCGGGGCGGCCCGGACGCGTTCTACGGATTCACGATGCGGCCGTTCCTTTCCGAGGAAAGGATTCCTGTCTGCAGTCCGGCTCTGCTCGAGCGCATCCCTCTTCGAACGC
Protein-coding regions in this window:
- a CDS encoding FadR/GntR family transcriptional regulator; the encoded protein is MSELNVRRVERRPHLAEHITRSLSDEIASGRLKPGDRLPTEHFLSENFGVSRNVVREAIASLRAQGLIESRQGVGAFVAAVRQPSEPLQPVSSQLLEGDDTIRNMFEVRAVLESQAAALAALHMTPRRLKPIQAAVERMRYEGAPTSDTVNADLDFHRAVAAASGNDYLAAMIRIVLEPMRPLIAANFARQGPMFGKIPNAARGEHETLIQAFVDKDAAAARELMGRHIVSAASRFGYDISFF
- a CDS encoding DsbA family protein, producing MKLIFVGDPMCSWCYGFGKEMSAIAQSMPDLDVQVVVGGMAAGSTQVLDDAAKQFRLTHWARVEQMSGAEFNREALMARKDFVYDTEPVCRAVVAARMVAPGVDLLKVFRAFQRAFYVDGLDTTDGDVLAEIGAKAIAEQGIAVTADAFFEVFSSDEAIDAAQQDFALTRRLGVQGFPSLFVEVDGKIGRLSSGYATAGQITKALESLAA
- a CDS encoding AEC family transporter — encoded protein: MHIAGLILPIFAIILTGWLARISGYLPHTVAGPLMQFAYYVAMPALVFLTVAKEPLESLLEWRFLAAFGAGSLICFAAALIVARTVLHPSLGKSAMLGAIVSMTNTGFVALPILRALQGQHGVLAAAVATVFVGAIMFPALVVLLEVDQQTGSRKMRGGALAKQIGTNPVILATILGLLWSVGGLTLPAPAVTYLGILGEALTPCALFAIGLDLSIDELRGHLSRYALLAALKLIVMPLVVYGLCVAVGLNRATTLAAVICAAVPTAKSAYVLAVEYDVEKTSTGAAISTTTLFSIVTLLAWLYLL
- the gcvA gene encoding transcriptional regulator GcvA — translated: MKRALPPLNALRAFEAAGRLGSFKEAAAELHVTHGAVSQQVRLLEEWLGAPLFERHNRRVELTPAAKAYLDEVGPVFEQLAQATARYGVTGRVPRTLTVNAVATFTLRWLVPRLARFHDAHPGIDVSVETSNEPLESLKETYDVVIRGGPDAFYGFTMRPFLSEERIPVCSPALLERIPLRTLDDLHRHTLLHTSSLPRVWPDWLAKVEMPALVPAANLTFDHFYLALQAAVDGIGIAMGPTALIADDLAAGRLVMPFDHPRLPSRSYCTYVPDANATDELVVTFCAWLEREGGDCSAFSMT